The following coding sequences are from one Maniola jurtina chromosome 14, ilManJurt1.1, whole genome shotgun sequence window:
- the LOC123871886 gene encoding uncharacterized protein LOC123871886 — MASTLNNVLIEKEKNIGNKECPGPNSPYDQYDQTIELDKIYMCNSEFSYNEFGNTISPLITLSESQVNECLSDHLGEDINYTELLPAAAAAAVCCSTVEHRSRTNASQIARDEISDDCPSTSRDTSQDAPEENIHECPSTSRDELQMVSEAYHSPKKKLKRSRDPSIMLANQRNKHPIKPPCQNCKKNCKDKIPEIERLSIYNQFWSVDRQRRRDFLSRQVHKTPTSHKTAGPNSRRRNTLTWTLNDIRVCKTFFLHTLGFSNDEVVVAVLRQNLLTGNKNPKISAAPDPRGRFTPHNAFTEEYQDDMKNFILKFNPVPSHYNIKHAPNRRYLPIGITFTAIYNEFKLHCLEKNQKVCSWPHFYSMIKQLNLSTAEIAQDICTKCKNHEIKHKTLPLPCNCNDCLDLEQHLENKRASRRDYKILEEKCNSSEGQDVLFTVDMQKAICMPLLTTKEYYFSRKLVLFNESFVPPGKNKQAACVVWHEGESGRKAHNVATTYVYFLRKYCRDVKSVTFFLDNCNSQNKNKLLFSALVRIINDNMTTIERITLEYFESGHTFMAADAVHAAIAKKLKSKGEVYDLNDFITTIKTSRKNMEVDLIDHKDMIIFSNDSKLTYPKGFNIQNLKVIEFRRNNLNLFAKNNYNADFTEISFLKKKNSE; from the exons ATGGCGTCAACATTAAACAATGTTTTGATTGAGAAGGAGAAGAACATCGGAAACAAGGAATGTCCTGGACCTAACAGTCCATATGATCAATACGACCAGACCATCGAGCTTGACAAAATTTATATGTGTAATTCCGAGTTTTCTTACAATGAATTTGGAAATACAATCAGTCCCTTAATAACATTAAGCGAATCTCAAGTAAATGAATGTCTATCTGATCATCTCGGAGAGGACATTAACTACACCGAATTATTACCGGCCGCAGCTGCAGCTGCTGTATGTTGTAGTACTGTTGAACATCGATCTCGTACAAATGCATCTCAGATTGCGCGGGATGAAATATCTGATGATTGCCCCAGTACATCGCGTGATACTTCCCAGGATGCTCCCGAAGAAAATATAC ATGAGTGTCCCAGTACATCACGTGATGAACTCCAGATGGTTTCGGAAGCTTATCATTCGCCAAAGAAGAAGTTAAAAAGAAGTCGAGATCCTAGCATCATGTTGGCCAATCAACGGAACAAGCATCCTATTAAACCACCGTgccaaaattgtaaaaaaaactgtaaagaTAAGATACCTGAAATTGAAAGACTGTCAATTTATAATCAGTTTTGGAGTGTGGACAGACAACGACGACGCGATTTTTTGTCAAGGCAGGTACATAAAACACCCACGTCTCATAAAACTGCTGGTCCGAATTCACGGAGACGCAACACTTTAACATGGACACTAAATGACATAAGAGTgtgcaaaacattttttttacatacctTAGGGTTTTCGAATGATGAAGTGGTCGTAGCAGTTCTAAGACAAAATCTTTTGACTGGAAACAAGAATCCCAAAATAAGTGCTGCACCGGATCCTAGAGGGCGTTTTACACCACATAATGCTTTTACCGAAGAGTATCAGGATGACATGAAAAACTTTATACTAAAATTTAACCCTGTTCCatctcattataatattaaacatgCTCCAAACAGAAGGTATTTGCCGATAGGTATAACTTTCACTGCTATTTACAACGAATTTAAGTTACATTGTCTAGAGAAAAATCAGAAAGTTTGTAGTTGGCCACATTTTTACAGCATGATTAAGCAGCTTAACCTTTCAACAGCAGAGATAGCTCAAGATATTTGCACAAAATGTAAAAACCACGAGATAAAGCATAAAACATTACCCTTGCCCTGTAATTGCAATGACTGTTTAGATTTGGAACAACACTTAGAAAACAAAAGAGCTTCCAGAAGagattataaaatattagaaGAAAAATGTAATAGCTCTGAAGGACAAGATGTACTTTTTACAGTGGATATGCAAAAAGCAATTTGTATGCCACTATTAACTACTAAAGAATACTATTTTTCGAGAAAACTTGTGCTGTTTAATGAATCCTTTGTACCACCGGGAAAAAACAAACAAGCTGCCTGCGTAGTTTGGCACGAAGGTGAAAGTGGTAGGAAAGCTCACAATGTGGCTACCACATATGTCTATTTCCTTAGAAAATATTGTAGAGATGTAAAGTCTGTAACATTCTTCCTGGACAACTGTAATtcacaaaataagaataaaCTACTCTTTTCAGCCCTAGTAAGAATCATAAATGATAACATGACAACCATCGAAAGAATTACTCTTGAATATTTTGAGTCTGGCCATACTTTTATGGCAGCAGATGCTGTACATGCAGCAATCGCAAAAAAATTGAAGTCCAAGGGCGAAGTATACGATCTTAATGATTTTATTACGACCATAAAGACATCACGAAAAAATATGGAAG